A region of Salvelinus namaycush isolate Seneca chromosome 9, SaNama_1.0, whole genome shotgun sequence DNA encodes the following proteins:
- the LOC120053572 gene encoding claudin-34-like, producing the protein MVYLAHTVHWQFLGLVIGCVGWILTMATAGHNEWRLWYVEDVSVVTSGVAWVGVWRACFYSHTLPDSEFCQPIGIADPFVPVEISVAQVVIMVAVITGLLGNILGAYSVRNIYFGQKTHDFIRLTFSGAGGLYVLTGVSFLVPLVWNVKSVLTNQTIAFPPEFHLPPAPLRQEVGGAIWMGVGASIFLIFGGLLFLCYRYVIRAKPVSGENDKDPLHGPPIRLKSILENGDKETKDNPAFQAEEDL; encoded by the coding sequence ATGGTGTACCTGGCCCACACGGTTCACTGGCAGTTCCTGGGCCTAGTGATTGGTTGTGTAGGCTGGATCCTGACCATGGCCACCGCGGGCCACAACGAGTGGAGGCTGTGGTACGTAGAGGACGTCTCCGTGGTAACCTCTGGCGTGGCCTGGGTGGGCGTGTGGCGGGCGTGTTTCTACAGCCACACTCTACCCGACTCAGAGTTCTGCCAGCCAATCGGCATTGCCGACCCGTTTGTTCCCGTGGAGATCTCTGTGGCACAGGTGGTCATCATGGTAGCAGTGATCACTGGACTCTTGGGAAACATCCTTGGTGCGTACTCAGTGAGGAACATCTATTTTGGTCAGAAGACTCATGACTTTATCAGACTGACGTTCTCAGGGGCCGGTGGGCTGTACGTCCTGACAGGGGTCAGCTTTCTGGTCCCTCTAGTCTGGAACGTGAAATCTGTCCTGACTAATCAGACCATAGCATTCCCCCCAGAGTTCCACCTCCCTCCTGCCCCCCTCAGACAGGAAGTGGGCGGAGCTATCTGGATGGGGGTCGGTGCTTCGATCTTCCTTATCTTCGGCGGTCTCCTATTCCTCTGCTACAGGTATGTTATCAGGGCTAAGCCAGTCAGTGGAGAGAACGACAAGGACCCTCTACATGGGCCACCCATAAGACTAAAGTCTATATTAGAGAATGGAGACAAGGAGACGAAAGACAACCCTGCCTTCCAGGCTGAGGAAGACCTTTAG